The Streptomyces sp. NBC_01197 genome window below encodes:
- a CDS encoding type 1 glutamine amidotransferase, with the protein MSDNSLRLVWVYPDLLSTYGDQGNALVVERRARQRGLDVTRIDVRSDQPVPTSGDIYLIGGGEDRPQRLASERLRRDGGLSRAASNGAIIFSVCAGYQILGHEFINDLGEREPGLGLLDVISTRGEGDRCVGDVYGDIDQRLGLPPLTGFENHQGITHLGPTARPFARVQLGRGNGTGDGTEGAYNDTVFGTYMHGPVLARNPQIADLLLKLALDVNALPPTDDRWYEALRTERIAAATQPA; encoded by the coding sequence ATGAGCGACAACAGCCTGCGCCTGGTGTGGGTCTACCCGGACCTGCTGAGCACCTACGGCGACCAGGGCAACGCCCTGGTCGTGGAGCGCCGGGCCCGCCAGCGCGGCCTCGACGTGACCCGTATCGACGTGCGCAGCGACCAGCCGGTGCCGACATCCGGTGACATCTATCTGATCGGCGGCGGCGAGGACCGCCCGCAGCGGCTGGCCTCCGAGCGGCTGCGCAGGGACGGCGGCCTCAGCAGGGCGGCCTCCAACGGCGCGATCATCTTCTCGGTCTGCGCCGGTTACCAGATCCTTGGCCACGAGTTCATCAACGACCTCGGCGAGCGCGAACCGGGGCTGGGGCTCCTTGACGTGATCTCGACCCGCGGTGAGGGCGACCGCTGCGTCGGCGATGTGTACGGGGACATCGACCAGCGGCTGGGCCTGCCGCCGCTGACCGGCTTCGAGAACCACCAGGGCATCACCCATCTGGGCCCGACCGCCCGCCCGTTCGCCCGGGTCCAGCTGGGCCGGGGAAACGGGACCGGCGACGGCACCGAGGGCGCGTACAACGACACCGTCTTCGGTACGTACATGCACGGCCCGGTACTGGCCCGCAACCCGCAGATCGCCGATCTGCTGCTCAAGCTGGCCCTGGACGTCAACGCGCTGCCCCCGACCGACGACCGCTGGTACGAGGCGCTGCGGACCGAGCGGATCGCCGCGGCGACACAGCCCGCATGA
- a CDS encoding MurT ligase domain-containing protein: protein MDGNTEPLSPRAKLAVTAGKAAAAVSRAAGRGSGSVIGGKVALRLDPDLLGRLAQHLDVILVSATNGKTTTTRLIAEALRAAGPVVSNALGANMPAGITSALAGGSDARFGVIEVDEKYLAGVARDTTPKAIALLNLSRDQLDRAGETRMLAERWREGLAGTKAVVIANADDPLVVWAASSSPTVVWVAAGQEWKDDAWSCPSCGGVLQWPNDEWFCADCGFRRPMPSWALSGDYVLDPHGSAWPIHLQLPGRANKANATTSAAVAATFGVPPQVALERMYGVQAVAGRYDVVSFLNREVRLLLAKNPAGWLETFSLIDPPPTPVILAVNARGADGTDTSWLWDVDYTRLSGHPIFVIGDRKLDLAVRLEVAGLQFQVCETVDEAVQYAPPGRIELIANYTAFQDVRRRVGN, encoded by the coding sequence ATGGACGGCAACACGGAGCCGCTGTCGCCGCGGGCCAAGCTGGCCGTGACGGCAGGCAAGGCCGCGGCAGCGGTATCGCGCGCCGCGGGGCGCGGCAGCGGGTCGGTGATCGGCGGCAAGGTCGCGCTGCGGCTCGACCCCGACCTGCTCGGGCGTCTCGCCCAGCATCTGGACGTGATCCTGGTCTCGGCGACGAACGGCAAGACGACCACGACCCGGCTCATCGCCGAGGCGCTGCGGGCCGCGGGACCGGTCGTGTCGAACGCCCTGGGTGCCAACATGCCGGCAGGCATCACCTCCGCGCTGGCCGGCGGTTCCGACGCGCGTTTCGGCGTGATCGAGGTCGACGAGAAGTACCTCGCCGGGGTCGCGCGCGACACGACGCCCAAGGCGATCGCCCTGCTGAACCTCTCCCGGGACCAGCTCGACCGGGCGGGCGAGACCCGCATGCTGGCCGAGAGGTGGCGCGAGGGGCTGGCCGGGACGAAGGCCGTGGTCATCGCCAACGCCGACGACCCGCTCGTCGTGTGGGCCGCCTCGTCCTCCCCCACCGTGGTCTGGGTCGCGGCCGGCCAGGAGTGGAAGGACGACGCCTGGTCGTGCCCGTCCTGCGGCGGTGTGCTCCAGTGGCCGAACGACGAGTGGTTCTGCGCAGACTGCGGTTTCCGCCGTCCGATGCCCAGTTGGGCGCTCTCCGGCGACTACGTACTCGACCCGCACGGCTCGGCCTGGCCGATCCACCTCCAGCTGCCGGGCCGCGCGAACAAGGCGAACGCGACGACGTCGGCGGCTGTCGCGGCGACCTTCGGCGTGCCGCCGCAGGTGGCCCTGGAGCGGATGTACGGGGTGCAGGCCGTCGCCGGGCGCTACGACGTGGTGTCGTTCCTCAACCGCGAGGTGCGGCTGCTGCTCGCCAAGAACCCGGCGGGCTGGCTGGAGACGTTCTCGCTGATCGACCCGCCGCCCACGCCGGTGATCCTCGCCGTCAACGCCCGCGGCGCCGACGGCACGGACACCTCCTGGCTCTGGGACGTCGACTACACCCGGCTGTCAGGCCACCCGATCTTCGTCATCGGCGACCGCAAGCTGGATCTCGCGGTACGGCTCGAAGTGGCCGGTCTCCAGTTCCAGGTCTGCGAGACCGTGGACGAGGCGGTCCAGTACGCGCCGCCCGGCCGGATCGAACTGATCGCCAACTACACCGCGTTCCAGGACGTGCGCCGCCGCGTCGGCAACTGA
- the def gene encoding peptide deformylase — protein sequence MRNRPIPGSSGAVRTMSPHGDPVLHAPCEPVAAFDASLARLVEDMFATMYAARGVGLAANQIGVGSRVFVYDCPDDEDVRHLGHLVNPRLVEADGVTVRGAEGCLSLPGIEAGTPRFDHAVVEGFSVTGEPVTVSGTGFFARCLQHECDHLQGLMYTDRLSGLRRGRALRAVRKAEQARKAEQVR from the coding sequence ATGCGAAACCGCCCGATCCCCGGCAGTTCCGGAGCCGTGCGGACGATGAGTCCGCACGGCGATCCCGTGCTGCACGCGCCCTGCGAGCCCGTGGCCGCTTTCGACGCCTCGCTCGCCCGGCTCGTCGAGGACATGTTCGCGACGATGTACGCGGCGCGGGGTGTCGGGCTCGCTGCGAATCAGATCGGCGTCGGGTCGCGGGTCTTCGTCTACGACTGCCCGGACGACGAGGACGTCCGCCATCTCGGGCACCTGGTCAACCCCCGGCTGGTGGAGGCGGACGGGGTCACCGTGCGCGGCGCCGAGGGCTGCCTCTCGCTGCCCGGCATCGAGGCGGGCACCCCGCGCTTCGACCACGCCGTCGTGGAGGGCTTCTCCGTGACAGGCGAGCCGGTCACGGTCAGCGGGACCGGATTCTTCGCACGCTGTCTCCAGCACGAGTGCGACCACCTCCAAGGGCTGATGTACACCGACCGGCTGTCGGGCCTGCGCCGCGGCAGGGCGCTGCGGGCAGTCCGTAAAGCCGAACAGGCCCGTAAAGCCGAACAGGTCCGCTAG
- a CDS encoding TetR family transcriptional regulator, which yields MGTTQTAQQRSAHNRRRELLEAADRVVLRDGPKASMNAIAAEAGITKPILYRHFGDKGGLYRALAKRHTDALLSALRAALDAPAGRRERVEATLDTYLAAIEARPQVYRFLMHPADDGQQPEQAFDVGLHSAPLLRRLGEELAKVIAERVDLGPDSEQLARVWGHGIVGMMHAAGDWWLGERPCSRAQLVSSLADLLWGRLALANDRVGGPGF from the coding sequence ATGGGGACCACACAGACCGCACAGCAGCGGTCGGCACACAATCGCCGCCGGGAACTGCTGGAGGCCGCCGACCGGGTCGTACTGCGGGACGGCCCGAAGGCGTCCATGAACGCCATCGCCGCCGAGGCGGGGATCACCAAGCCGATCCTCTACCGGCACTTCGGTGACAAGGGCGGCCTCTACCGGGCGCTCGCCAAGCGCCACACCGACGCGCTGCTGAGCGCGCTGCGGGCCGCGCTGGACGCTCCGGCCGGGCGCCGCGAGCGCGTCGAGGCCACGCTCGACACCTATCTCGCGGCGATCGAGGCCAGACCGCAGGTCTACCGCTTCCTGATGCACCCGGCCGACGACGGCCAGCAACCCGAGCAGGCCTTCGACGTGGGGCTGCACTCCGCGCCGCTGCTGCGCAGACTCGGCGAGGAGCTGGCCAAGGTCATCGCCGAACGCGTCGACCTCGGGCCCGACAGCGAGCAGCTGGCGCGGGTCTGGGGCCATGGCATCGTCGGCATGATGCATGCGGCGGGCGACTGGTGGCTCGGTGAACGCCCCTGCTCCCGGGCGCAGTTGGTCAGCAGCCTCGCCGATCTCCTCTGGGGGAGGCTCGCCCTGGCCAACGACCGTGTGGGCGGACCGGGCTTCTGA
- a CDS encoding acyl-CoA dehydrogenase family protein, with amino-acid sequence MAEFTLELNDDQKEVRDWIHGFAADVIRPAAAEWDEREETPWPVIQEAAKVGIYSLDFYAQQFFDPTGLGIPMAMEELFWGDAGIALSIVGTGLAAVGVLANGTEEQIGTWIPQMYGDAVDVKVAAFCSSEPDAGSDVAAMRTRAVYDAAKDEWVLNGTKTWATNGGIANVHVVVAVVDPAAGSKGHASFIVPPGTPGLSQGQKFKKHGIRASHTAEVVLEDVRVPGHCLLGGKEKLDERLARARERAKQGGGDRVKNAAMATFEASRPAVGAMAVGTARAAYEVALDYAKTRSQFGRPIIDNQGVAFQLADMRTQIDAARLLVWRASWMASANKPFTAAEGSMSKLYASETAKKVTAQAIQILGGNGYTREYPVERMHRDAAIYTIFEGTSEIQRLVIARTLSGMPIR; translated from the coding sequence ATGGCCGAGTTCACGCTCGAACTCAACGATGACCAGAAGGAGGTCCGCGACTGGATCCACGGATTCGCCGCGGACGTCATCCGCCCGGCTGCCGCCGAGTGGGACGAGCGTGAGGAGACGCCCTGGCCGGTGATCCAGGAGGCCGCCAAGGTCGGCATCTACTCGCTCGACTTCTACGCCCAGCAGTTCTTCGACCCGACCGGTCTCGGAATCCCCATGGCGATGGAGGAGCTCTTCTGGGGTGACGCGGGCATCGCGCTGTCGATCGTCGGTACGGGTCTGGCCGCCGTCGGTGTCCTCGCCAACGGCACCGAGGAGCAGATCGGCACCTGGATCCCGCAGATGTACGGCGACGCCGTCGACGTCAAGGTCGCGGCCTTCTGCTCGTCCGAGCCCGACGCCGGTTCGGACGTCGCGGCGATGCGGACCCGTGCGGTGTACGACGCGGCCAAGGACGAGTGGGTGCTCAACGGCACCAAGACATGGGCGACCAACGGCGGCATCGCCAACGTCCATGTCGTGGTCGCCGTGGTCGACCCCGCCGCAGGCTCCAAGGGGCACGCCTCGTTCATCGTCCCGCCGGGGACGCCGGGCCTTTCGCAGGGCCAGAAGTTCAAGAAGCACGGCATCCGCGCCTCCCACACGGCCGAGGTCGTCCTGGAGGACGTACGGGTGCCCGGCCACTGCCTGCTCGGCGGCAAGGAGAAGCTCGACGAGCGGCTGGCCCGTGCCCGGGAGCGCGCGAAGCAGGGCGGCGGCGATCGTGTGAAGAACGCGGCTATGGCCACCTTCGAGGCATCCCGGCCCGCGGTCGGCGCCATGGCGGTCGGCACCGCACGGGCCGCCTACGAGGTCGCGCTGGACTACGCGAAGACCCGCAGCCAGTTCGGCCGCCCGATCATCGACAACCAGGGCGTCGCCTTCCAGCTCGCCGACATGCGGACGCAGATCGACGCGGCCCGCCTGCTGGTCTGGCGCGCCTCCTGGATGGCATCGGCGAACAAGCCGTTCACCGCGGCCGAGGGCTCCATGTCCAAGCTGTACGCGAGCGAGACTGCCAAGAAGGTCACGGCCCAGGCCATCCAGATCCTCGGGGGCAACGGCTACACCCGTGAGTACCCGGTCGAGCGGATGCACCGCGACGCCGCGATCTACACCATCTTCGAGGGCACCAGCGAGATCCAGCGCCTGGTGATCGCCCGGACCCTGTCGGGGATGCCGATCCGCTGA
- a CDS encoding glutathione peroxidase: MSLYDIPLRTLTGDATSLADYRGKAVLLVNVASKCGLTPQYAGLEKLQQQYGERGFAVIGVPCNQFAGQEPGSADEIQTFCSATYGVTFPMLEKTDVNGAGRHPLYAELTRVADEAGEAGDVQWNFEKFLISPAGEVVSRIRPRTEPDAPEVVAAIEAQLPA, from the coding sequence ATGAGCCTGTACGACATCCCCCTGCGCACCCTGACCGGCGACGCGACGTCCCTGGCCGACTACCGGGGCAAGGCGGTGCTGCTGGTGAACGTGGCGTCCAAGTGCGGCCTCACTCCGCAGTACGCCGGTCTGGAAAAGCTTCAGCAGCAGTACGGGGAGCGCGGTTTCGCCGTCATCGGCGTGCCGTGCAACCAGTTCGCCGGCCAGGAGCCGGGCAGCGCCGACGAGATCCAGACCTTCTGCTCGGCCACCTACGGCGTGACGTTCCCGATGCTGGAGAAGACCGACGTCAACGGTGCCGGGCGGCATCCGCTGTACGCGGAGCTGACGCGGGTGGCCGACGAAGCCGGTGAGGCCGGGGACGTCCAGTGGAACTTCGAGAAGTTCCTGATCTCTCCGGCGGGCGAGGTCGTCTCCCGGATCCGCCCGCGTACCGAGCCGGACGCGCCGGAGGTCGTGGCGGCCATCGAGGCGCAGCTCCCGGCCTGA
- a CDS encoding D-alanyl-D-alanine carboxypeptidase family protein: MAVSLPALVLASLSSAARADSPPTPRPAADSGQSALYRTGVQVSPGAARPPAATALSWMVTDLRTGKVLAARNAHRQLPPASTLKTLFALAVLPKFPPKEVHRVAETDITGLQPGSSMVGVKEGTRYTVADLWRGVFLASGNDAVHTLAMMNGGLPATIKDMQAAARRIGLRDTVVKSADGYDTPGQHSSAYDLSVIARAGMANPEFRQFASTRTARFPASGGPGAFGIQNTNRLLVGSHGVEQYPGLLGVKNGYTTQAGNTLVTAAQRNGRTLLVTVMNPQSGQPNDAYNETRSLLDWGFATSPTATPVSVLPGVRPAHPSAPAATPASAERTPPVAASQSSHISVSGWTAFLFAGGVAAAALAGALLVARRRARRQDGPA; the protein is encoded by the coding sequence GTGGCCGTTTCCCTGCCCGCACTGGTACTCGCCTCTCTGTCGTCGGCCGCGCGGGCCGACAGCCCGCCCACGCCCCGACCGGCCGCGGACAGCGGGCAGTCCGCGCTGTACCGCACCGGCGTCCAGGTCTCCCCCGGAGCCGCCAGACCGCCCGCGGCGACAGCCCTGTCGTGGATGGTGACCGATCTGCGGACCGGCAAGGTACTGGCGGCCAGGAACGCGCACCGGCAGCTCCCGCCCGCCAGTACGCTCAAGACGCTCTTCGCGCTGGCCGTGCTGCCGAAGTTCCCGCCGAAGGAGGTGCACCGGGTGGCGGAGACCGACATCACCGGGCTCCAGCCGGGGAGCAGCATGGTCGGGGTGAAAGAGGGCACCCGGTACACGGTCGCCGATCTGTGGCGCGGTGTGTTCCTGGCGTCGGGCAACGACGCGGTGCACACCCTGGCGATGATGAACGGCGGTTTACCGGCCACCATCAAGGACATGCAGGCCGCCGCCCGCCGGATCGGGTTGCGGGACACCGTCGTGAAGTCCGCCGACGGATACGACACCCCGGGGCAGCACTCCTCCGCGTACGACCTGTCCGTGATCGCCCGTGCGGGTATGGCGAATCCGGAGTTCCGGCAGTTCGCCTCGACCAGGACGGCCCGGTTCCCGGCCTCGGGCGGCCCCGGCGCGTTCGGCATCCAGAACACCAACCGGCTGCTTGTGGGGTCGCACGGTGTCGAGCAGTACCCCGGCCTGCTCGGGGTGAAGAACGGGTACACGACCCAAGCGGGCAACACCCTGGTCACGGCCGCCCAGCGGAACGGGCGCACGCTCCTGGTGACCGTCATGAACCCGCAGTCGGGCCAGCCGAACGACGCCTACAACGAGACGCGGTCCCTGCTGGACTGGGGGTTCGCCACCTCGCCCACCGCGACCCCGGTGAGCGTGCTGCCCGGCGTCCGCCCGGCCCACCCCTCTGCACCCGCCGCCACGCCGGCGTCGGCCGAGCGCACGCCCCCGGTCGCGGCGTCGCAGAGTTCGCACATCTCGGTCTCCGGCTGGACGGCGTTCCTCTTCGCGGGCGGAGTGGCCGCCGCCGCGCTGGCCGGCGCCCTGCTGGTCGCGCGGCGCCGGGCGCGCAGGCAGGACGGGCCGGCCTGA
- a CDS encoding acyl-CoA thioesterase → MTNPTEKLIDLLDLEQIEVDIFRGRSPHESLQRVFGGQVAGQALVAAGRTTDGERPVHSLHAYFLRPGRPGVPIVYQVERVRDGRSFTTRRVTAVQQGRTIFNLTASFHRPEEGSIEHQAPPARDVPDPESLPTISDELREHLGKLPEALERMARRQPFEIRYVDRLRWTPDEIKGADPRSAVWMRAVGPLGDDQLIHTCALTYASDMTLLDAVRIPVEPLWGPRGFDMASLDHAMWFHRPFRTDEWFLYDQESPIATGGRGLARGRIFDRAGNLLVSVVQEGLFRRLGA, encoded by the coding sequence ATGACGAACCCCACCGAGAAGCTCATCGATCTGCTCGACCTGGAGCAGATCGAGGTCGACATCTTCCGCGGCCGCAGCCCGCACGAGTCCCTGCAGCGGGTCTTCGGCGGGCAGGTCGCGGGGCAGGCCCTGGTGGCGGCGGGCCGTACCACCGACGGCGAGCGGCCGGTCCACTCGCTGCACGCGTACTTCCTGCGTCCCGGCAGGCCGGGGGTGCCGATCGTCTACCAGGTGGAACGTGTCAGGGACGGGCGCTCCTTCACCACCCGCCGGGTGACGGCGGTCCAGCAGGGCCGCACCATCTTCAACCTGACGGCGTCCTTCCACCGGCCGGAGGAGGGCAGCATCGAGCATCAGGCGCCACCGGCCCGCGACGTCCCGGACCCCGAGTCGCTGCCGACGATCTCCGACGAGCTCCGTGAGCATCTGGGCAAGCTGCCCGAGGCGCTGGAGCGGATGGCCCGCAGGCAGCCCTTCGAGATTCGTTACGTGGACCGGCTGCGCTGGACCCCTGACGAGATCAAGGGCGCCGATCCGCGCAGCGCGGTGTGGATGCGGGCGGTCGGCCCGCTCGGCGACGACCAGCTGATCCACACGTGCGCGCTCACCTACGCCAGCGACATGACGCTCCTGGACGCGGTCCGTATCCCGGTCGAGCCGCTGTGGGGGCCGCGCGGATTCGACATGGCTTCGCTGGACCACGCCATGTGGTTCCACCGCCCGTTCCGGACGGACGAGTGGTTCCTCTACGACCAGGAGTCGCCCATCGCGACGGGCGGCCGGGGACTGGCCCGCGGCCGGATCTTCGACCGCGCGGGGAATCTGCTGGTCTCGGTCGTGCAGGAGGGACTGTTCCGCAGGCTCGGCGCCTGA
- a CDS encoding DEAD/DEAH box helicase, whose product MTLIDQLPTTADPDALFEAFSSWAEGQGITLYPAQEEALIEVVSGANVILSTPTGSGKSLVAAAAHFTALAHDKVTFYTAPIKALVSEKFFDLCKLFGTENVGMLTGDASVNADAPVICCTAEVLASIALRDGKYADIGQVVMDEFHFYAEPDRGWAWQIPILELPQAQFILMSATLGDVSRFEEDLTRRTGLPTSVVRSATRPVPLSYEYRRTPITETLTELLETKQSPVYIVHFTQAAAVERAQSLMSINMCSREEKDRIADLIGNFRFTTKFGQNLSRYVRHGIGVHHAGMLPKYRRLVEKLAQAGLLKVICGTDTLGVGVNVPIRTVLFTALTKYDGTRVRTLRAREFHQIAGRAGRAGFDTAGFVVAQAPEHVVENEKALAKAGDDPKKRRKVVRKKAPEGFIAWSDTTFEKLIAADPEPLTSRFRVTHTMLLSVIARPGNAFKAMRHLLEDNHEPRKAQLRHIRRAIAIYRSLLDGGVVEQLDTPDAEGRIIRLTVDLQQDFALNQPLSTFALAAFDLLDAESPSYALDMVSVVESTLDDPRQILAAQQNKARGEAIGQMKADGMEYEERMERLQEVTYPKPLEELLVHAYNVYRTSHPWVGDHPVSPKSVIRDMYERAMTFTEFTSHYELARTEGIVLRYLAGAYKALDHTIPDDLKSEDLQDLIAWLGELVRQVDSSLLDEWEQLANPEVETAEQAAERADQVKPVTANARAFRVLVRNAMFRRVELAALDNVAALGELDGDAGWDEDAWGEAMDAYWDEYDDLGTGPDARGPKLLIIEADEEDTSHGLWRVRQIFADPNGDHDWGISAEVDLAASDEEGRAVVRVTAVGQL is encoded by the coding sequence GTGACCCTTATCGATCAGCTCCCCACGACCGCCGATCCCGATGCTCTCTTCGAGGCTTTCTCGTCGTGGGCGGAGGGTCAGGGCATCACGCTCTATCCGGCTCAGGAGGAGGCGCTGATCGAGGTGGTGTCCGGGGCCAACGTGATCCTCTCCACCCCCACCGGCTCGGGAAAGAGTCTGGTGGCGGCCGCTGCGCACTTCACGGCGCTGGCCCACGACAAGGTCACCTTCTACACCGCGCCGATCAAGGCCCTGGTCTCGGAGAAGTTCTTCGACCTGTGCAAGCTCTTCGGCACCGAGAACGTCGGGATGCTCACCGGCGACGCGTCGGTGAACGCGGACGCCCCGGTCATCTGCTGTACGGCGGAGGTGCTGGCCTCGATCGCGCTGCGCGACGGCAAGTACGCCGACATCGGCCAGGTCGTGATGGACGAGTTCCACTTCTACGCGGAGCCCGACCGGGGCTGGGCCTGGCAGATCCCGATCCTGGAACTGCCGCAGGCGCAGTTCATCCTGATGTCCGCGACCCTCGGTGACGTCTCCCGGTTCGAGGAGGACCTGACGCGGCGCACCGGCCTCCCGACCTCCGTGGTCCGCTCCGCGACCCGCCCGGTCCCGCTCTCGTACGAGTACCGCCGGACGCCGATCACCGAGACGCTGACAGAACTGCTCGAAACCAAGCAGTCGCCCGTGTACATCGTGCACTTCACCCAGGCCGCGGCGGTCGAGCGCGCCCAGTCGCTGATGAGCATCAACATGTGCAGCCGGGAGGAGAAGGACCGGATCGCCGATCTCATCGGCAACTTCCGCTTCACCACCAAGTTCGGCCAGAACCTCTCGCGTTACGTGCGCCACGGCATCGGCGTCCACCACGCCGGCATGCTCCCCAAGTACCGCCGACTGGTCGAGAAGCTGGCGCAGGCGGGCCTGTTGAAGGTCATCTGCGGCACGGACACCCTTGGCGTGGGGGTCAACGTCCCGATCCGCACCGTGCTGTTCACGGCGCTGACGAAGTACGACGGGACACGTGTCCGCACGCTCCGAGCCCGTGAGTTCCACCAGATCGCGGGCCGCGCGGGCCGGGCCGGGTTCGACACGGCGGGCTTCGTCGTCGCGCAGGCACCCGAGCACGTCGTCGAGAACGAGAAGGCGCTCGCCAAGGCGGGCGACGACCCGAAGAAGCGCCGCAAGGTGGTCCGCAAGAAGGCGCCGGAAGGCTTCATCGCCTGGAGCGACACCACCTTCGAGAAGCTGATCGCCGCCGATCCCGAGCCCCTGACCTCGCGGTTCCGGGTCACCCACACCATGCTGCTGTCGGTGATCGCCCGGCCGGGCAACGCGTTCAAGGCGATGCGCCATCTCCTGGAGGATAACCACGAGCCGCGCAAGGCGCAGCTGCGGCACATCCGCCGCGCCATCGCGATCTACCGCTCGCTGCTCGACGGCGGTGTGGTGGAGCAGCTGGACACGCCGGACGCCGAGGGCCGCATCATCCGGCTCACCGTCGACCTCCAGCAGGACTTCGCGCTCAACCAGCCGCTGTCCACGTTCGCGCTGGCCGCGTTCGACCTGCTGGACGCCGAGTCCCCGTCGTACGCACTGGACATGGTCTCGGTGGTCGAGTCGACGCTGGACGACCCGCGGCAGATCCTCGCCGCCCAGCAGAACAAGGCGCGCGGCGAGGCGATCGGCCAGATGAAGGCCGACGGGATGGAGTACGAGGAGCGCATGGAGCGGCTCCAGGAGGTCACGTACCCCAAGCCGCTCGAAGAGCTGCTGGTGCACGCGTACAACGTCTACCGCACGAGCCACCCGTGGGTCGGCGACCACCCGGTGTCGCCGAAGTCGGTCATCCGTGACATGTACGAACGGGCCATGACCTTCACCGAGTTCACCTCGCACTATGAGCTCGCCCGTACCGAGGGCATCGTGCTGCGGTACCTCGCGGGCGCGTACAAGGCGCTCGACCACACCATCCCGGACGACCTGAAGTCCGAGGACCTCCAGGACCTCATCGCCTGGCTGGGCGAGCTGGTCCGCCAGGTGGACTCCAGCCTGCTCGACGAGTGGGAGCAGCTGGCCAACCCGGAGGTGGAGACCGCGGAGCAGGCCGCCGAGCGTGCCGACCAGGTCAAGCCGGTCACCGCCAACGCCCGGGCCTTCCGGGTGCTCGTGCGCAACGCCATGTTCCGCCGGGTCGAGCTGGCGGCGCTGGACAACGTGGCCGCGCTCGGCGAGCTGGACGGTGACGCGGGGTGGGACGAGGACGCCTGGGGCGAGGCGATGGACGCCTACTGGGACGAGTACGACGACCTGGGCACAGGACCGGACGCCCGCGGCCCGAAGCTGCTGATCATCGAGGCGGACGAGGAGGACACCTCGCACGGGCTGTGGCGCGTGCGGCAGATCTTCGCCGACCCGAACGGCGACCACGACTGGGGCATCAGCGCGGAGGTGGATCTCGCGGCCTCCGACGAGGAGGGCCGCGCGGTCGTCCGCGTCACCGCCGTCGGCCAGCTGTGA
- a CDS encoding metal-dependent hydrolase yields MMGPAHSLSGAAAWLGVGAAATAYGHPMPWPVLVVGALISAGAALAPDLDHKAATISNAFGPLSHGLCVLVDALATLVYKATRGKGDPRKGGGHRTLTHTGVWAVLLGIGASALAIYGGRWAVLGILFVHVVLAIEGLLWRASRPSSSTVLVWLLGAAGAWILAEILNEPGNGSDWFFTDPGQHFLWLGEPQQYMWLGLPIVLGAIIHDLGDAITVSGCPIFWPIPLGRKHWRHVGPPKFMRFRAGSWVELKVLMPMFMVVGGVSCAFALGVV; encoded by the coding sequence ATGATGGGACCGGCGCACTCGCTGTCAGGAGCAGCAGCCTGGCTGGGGGTGGGGGCGGCGGCGACGGCGTACGGGCATCCGATGCCGTGGCCGGTCCTCGTCGTCGGAGCGCTGATCAGCGCCGGGGCGGCGCTGGCGCCGGACCTTGATCACAAGGCCGCGACGATATCCAACGCGTTCGGCCCGCTGTCGCACGGGCTGTGCGTCCTCGTGGACGCGCTGGCGACCCTCGTGTACAAGGCGACGAGGGGCAAGGGGGACCCCCGCAAGGGCGGCGGTCACCGGACCCTCACACACACCGGGGTGTGGGCGGTCCTGCTGGGCATCGGAGCCTCCGCCCTGGCGATCTACGGCGGTCGCTGGGCCGTGCTCGGCATTCTCTTCGTCCATGTGGTACTCGCCATCGAGGGACTGCTCTGGCGGGCCTCACGTCCGTCCAGCAGCACCGTACTGGTGTGGCTGCTCGGCGCTGCCGGTGCGTGGATCCTGGCCGAGATACTGAACGAGCCGGGCAACGGTTCCGACTGGTTCTTCACCGACCCCGGCCAGCACTTCCTGTGGCTGGGGGAGCCCCAGCAGTACATGTGGCTGGGCCTGCCGATCGTGCTGGGCGCCATCATCCACGACCTCGGCGACGCCATCACGGTCTCGGGCTGCCCGATCTTCTGGCCGATACCGCTCGGCCGCAAGCACTGGCGCCATGTGGGCCCGCCCAAGTTCATGAGGTTCCGCGCGGGCAGCTGGGTGGAACTCAAGGTGCTGATGCCGATGTTCATGGTGGTGGGCGGAGTCAGCTGCGCGTTCGCGCTCGGCGTCGTCTGA